In Rhododendron vialii isolate Sample 1 chromosome 9a, ASM3025357v1, the following are encoded in one genomic region:
- the LOC131299581 gene encoding uncharacterized protein LOC131299581, whose amino-acid sequence MADAAPAMGPDFNSFDDDNGFSFSEAIRMLDENPTLLHDIDEFPLTQHNSSFDRSEASDPQSNPVVSNNPDQAGPSEFRGETNHHQQGVLQPDNLGFANPVQPPGFWPGSSVPYSCSCCQVLREIIHTKGMHATKLEIHGRLGLIISHAILENRFVDSDSTTQSQHYQMLDFSNQSMEAIKEYLVQYCEGRKQDGYTMQQDPLLEFYEALCVGLTNGDDFFQPSPADNSGQVNQPEAVNQTGATRDEVIRLARSSTSVAAQVLVSFSICTTSYLIYSHLPIELA is encoded by the exons ATGGCTGATGCTGCACCGGCCATGGGTCCGGACTTCAATTCATTCGACGACGACAACGGATTTTCATTTTCCGAAGCTATTCGCATGTTGGACGAAAATCCCACTCTTCTTCATGACATTGACGAATTCCCATTGACACAACACAATTCTTCTTTCGATCGCTCCGAGGCCAGTGATCCCCAGTCCAATCCCGTTGTTTCGAATAATCCTGACCAAGCGGGCCCTTCTGAATTTCGCGGCGAAACGAACCATCATCAACAGGGAGTTCTTCAACCGGATAATTTGGGGTTTGCGAATCCGGTGCAACCGCCCGGTTTCTGGCCGGGGTCATCGGTTCCGTACAGTTGCAGTTGCTGTCAAGTACTGAGAGAAATTATCCACACTAAGG GCATGCATGCGACAAAGCTTGAGATTCATGGAAGACTTGGTTTGATAATAAGTCATGCTATTCTTGAGAACCGATTTGTTGATAGTGATTCGACTACTCAAAGCCAGCACTATCAAATGCTCGA TTTTAGCAACCAAAGCATGGAGGCTATCAAGGAGTATCTTGTTCAGTATTGTGAAGGCCGTAAACAAGACGGTTATACAATGCAACAAGACCCACTTCTTGAGTTCTATGAAGCTTTGTGTGTTGGGTTAACCAACGGTGATGATTTCTTTCAACCTTCTCCGGCAGATAATTCAG GCCAAGTGAACCAACCAGAGGCTGTGAACCAAACTGGGGCAACGAGGGATGAAGTGATCAGACTTGCTAGGAGTAGTACTTCTGTTGCAGCACAGGTTTTAGTATCTTTTTCCATATGCACCACATCTTATCTTATATATAGTCATTTGCCAATAGAGCTTGCTTGA